Proteins from one Cryptomeria japonica chromosome 4, Sugi_1.0, whole genome shotgun sequence genomic window:
- the LOC131028072 gene encoding uncharacterized protein LOC131028072, whose product MDLVEVEEEGLVVAAVDDLVVAKEEEAKAMAKEEVAKEEAVKEVAKEEVAKEEAKEEVVKEEVAKEVAKEEAAKEEAKEEVVKEEAAKEEVVKEEEEVVVLEDVENFKWMAI is encoded by the coding sequence ATGGacctggtggaggtggaggaggagggccTGGTGGTGGCGGCGGTGGACGACCTGGTGGTGGCCAAGGAGGAGGAGGCCAAGGCGATGGCCAAGGAGGAGGTGGCCAAGGAGGAGGCAGTCAAGGAGGTGGCCAAGGAGGAGGTGGCCAAGGAGGAGGCCAAGGAGGAGGTGGTCAAGGAGGAGGTGGCCAAGGAGGTGGCCAAGGAGGAGGCGGCCAAGGAGGAGGCCAAGGAGGAGGTGGTCAAGGAGGAGGCGGCCAAGGAGGAGGtggtcaaggaggaggaggaggtggtggtccTGGAGGACGTTGAAAATTTCAAGTGGATGGCAATTTAG